The genome window ATAACACTCGAAAATTCGTCCAGTGCCTTTGCAATATTGTTTTCAGCTAAAAAACCGAAACCTTTAAGGAAGTGCTTCCCGCTTAGTTCGTCCATATCGTCTTTTCTCCTGATGACAAAGATATAATACAGTAACAGCAGAACCGCTATAAGTAATGTTGCAAAAAGAAACTTATTGTCCAGCATGTTCTTTTGTGGATTCTTTTTCTTTACTTAAAGGAAGATTTCGCAGTCTTGTGATTTCCTTTTCAGCCTCTTTTAAATCTTTTCTGAGACTGTTTATCTCTCTGCGTGTTTTCATTTTTTCAGAGAGTGCAACCATTACTGCCAGTATAACGCCTATGAAGGCAGAACCGATAATTATCAGAAACAAAGGCAGCTTAACAGGTTCTTTACCATAAAAATACTGCAAATCCACAGTTTGCATATTCAGTGTAGCAAAAATTACTATTGCCGCTATTACAACTGTTTTAATTATTGTACTGACTATTCTCATTTTTCCTCCAGCGCCTTTATAGCTTTTTTAAGTTTATCATAAGTCTGCAAAATATGTTCCGAGATGACTTTTGTTTCACCCAGCACAGGCATAAAGTTGGTGTCGCCGTTCCAACGGGGTACAATATGAAAGTGAAGATGATCATCCACTCCGGCTCCGGCTGCTTTTCCCAGATTAAAGCCGGCGTTAAATCCGGCTGGATTTATTGAATTTTTCATAGCTTTGATACACATACCTGACAAATTCATAATTTCCAGCATTTCATCGTCATTCAGCTCTTCAAGATTTCCCGTGTGCCTATATGAAGATATCATAATATGACCGTTATTGTAAGGAAAAAGATTCATCATAATATGACACGTGTTTCCCCTGTATAAAAGAAGATTCTCCCTGTCATTGTCCTGTTTAGGTTTGACACAAAAAATGCATCCTTCGTTTTTATGCGAACCATCTATGTAATTCATTCTCCATGGTGCCCACATTCTGTCGAATCCTTTATTCATAAAGCGCCTCTTCCAAAGATTTTACTGTATTACTAAGGTTATCATGAATTACAAAATCTGCCAATGAATCATATGGTGTTTTATCACGATTTAAAATTGCTACTTCTGCCCCTCCGCTTCTGGCATAGCCGGGCATCAGTGCGGCCGGGTTGACCACAAGGGATGAGCCCATGACAATAAAAAGTTCAGCTTTCTCTGAAACTTTGACAGCTTTGTTCAAAGCATCGTGCGGAAGGCTTTCACCGAAAAAAACAACATCCGGTTTTATAAGTCCTTTGCATATCGGGCATAAGGGAGGATTTTCACCTTTTTTCAGCATATTGAAAACTTTTGATGTTTTAAATTCCTGGGAGCATTCCATACAATAACTGTAATAAAAATTTC of Flexistipes sp. contains these proteins:
- a CDS encoding LapA family protein, giving the protein MRIVSTIIKTVVIAAIVIFATLNMQTVDLQYFYGKEPVKLPLFLIIIGSAFIGVILAVMVALSEKMKTRREINSLRKDLKEAEKEITRLRNLPLSKEKESTKEHAGQ
- a CDS encoding HIT family protein, which gives rise to MNKGFDRMWAPWRMNYIDGSHKNEGCIFCVKPKQDNDRENLLLYRGNTCHIMMNLFPYNNGHIMISSYRHTGNLEELNDDEMLEIMNLSGMCIKAMKNSINPAGFNAGFNLGKAAGAGVDDHLHFHIVPRWNGDTNFMPVLGETKVISEHILQTYDKLKKAIKALEEK
- a CDS encoding NAD-dependent protein deacylase, which codes for MADQIKALIDRIKKSRNTVFFTGAGVSTDSGIPDFRSPDTGLWKTTSAQELLFIDNFVRKPKEFYNFALKFFEDLLYAEPNLSHRFIAEVQKLSDESYVITQNIDNLHQKAGSYNVIELHGNFYYSYCMECSQEFKTSKVFNMLKKGENPPLCPICKGLIKPDVVFFGESLPHDALNKAVKVSEKAELFIVMGSSLVVNPAALMPGYARSGGAEVAILNRDKTPYDSLADFVIHDNLSNTVKSLEEALYE